The following proteins are encoded in a genomic region of Micromonospora olivasterospora:
- a CDS encoding KedN5 family methylcobalamin-dependent radical SAM C-methyltransferase, with amino-acid sequence MQRTERLSIFIVQQGVWNLPLESMPLAAGYLKAAVLGDEDIRPHVDVTIHNFKGGDRLVTMAQEIFRHDPPDIIAFSVLGWNFRQFGALAETFKQVNPDGWAVFGGTHVANRAARTFRLFPDVDIVVNGEGELTFRDIVRARLAGPSRRGLAGIAGISYRSDQEEVLTTLPRPRIEDLDAVPSPFLTGAIELTDAAGRFRYDVALMETNRGCPYKCSFCYWGGAVGQRIRAFSRERLRAELELFARHRVHTIVLCDANFGMQPIDREFVEDMIELRDRYGYPRALETSWAKNKSAVFYEIVRMMKRSGMRSSFTLALQTLSEDALAAMNRRNMRLNEWEDLAAWLDREGLDCYAELIWGAPGETVESFMDGYDRLSRHVSRIAVYPLHLLPNTEYGDKKEEYGIVAVRGDDDDFEYILSHRTMTLADNRMVRRFLFWSRVMAENAVLRHVWVGVRELTDLTQSRVLRGLDEWIATVDDPAAEPLRAAVARSASSDVAYGDAVSYLMGAPQARRLLTRWWAERVRPALPTDRVAVLDEMFRYDLLTQPYYRHPDAEGEPEELPLVRLHGGEYRLRAGVELTYDVPAVVRALRAHAEAPLSPRPHPVDLYYRPGVENFIGSTNHEEIVYFMGMTGAEVAEAGGAERPDEAAVRVIEGAC; translated from the coding sequence ATGCAGCGGACCGAGCGACTCTCGATCTTCATCGTTCAGCAGGGCGTGTGGAACCTGCCCCTGGAATCCATGCCGCTCGCCGCCGGCTACCTGAAGGCCGCCGTCCTCGGCGACGAGGACATCCGGCCCCACGTCGACGTCACCATCCACAACTTCAAGGGCGGCGACCGGCTCGTCACCATGGCGCAGGAGATCTTCCGCCACGATCCGCCGGACATCATCGCGTTCTCCGTGCTGGGCTGGAACTTCCGCCAGTTCGGCGCGCTGGCGGAGACGTTCAAGCAGGTGAACCCGGACGGCTGGGCGGTGTTCGGCGGCACCCACGTCGCCAACCGCGCGGCCCGCACGTTCCGACTGTTCCCGGACGTCGACATCGTCGTGAACGGCGAGGGCGAGCTGACGTTCCGGGACATCGTGCGCGCCCGTCTCGCCGGCCCGTCCCGGCGCGGCCTCGCGGGCATCGCCGGCATCTCCTACCGGTCGGACCAGGAGGAGGTCCTGACGACCCTGCCCCGCCCGCGGATCGAGGACCTCGACGCCGTTCCCTCGCCGTTCCTCACCGGCGCCATCGAGCTGACCGACGCCGCCGGCCGGTTCCGGTACGACGTGGCGCTGATGGAGACGAACCGGGGCTGCCCGTACAAGTGCTCCTTCTGCTACTGGGGCGGCGCCGTCGGCCAGCGCATCCGGGCCTTCTCGCGGGAGCGGCTGCGCGCCGAGCTGGAGCTGTTCGCCCGGCACCGGGTGCACACGATCGTCCTCTGCGACGCGAACTTCGGGATGCAGCCCATCGACCGCGAGTTCGTGGAGGACATGATCGAGCTGCGCGACCGGTACGGGTACCCCCGCGCCCTGGAGACGTCGTGGGCGAAGAACAAGTCGGCCGTGTTCTACGAAATCGTGCGGATGATGAAGCGCAGCGGGATGCGCAGCTCGTTCACCCTTGCCCTGCAGACGCTCAGCGAGGACGCCCTCGCCGCGATGAACCGCCGCAACATGAGGCTGAACGAGTGGGAGGACCTGGCGGCGTGGCTCGACCGCGAGGGCCTGGACTGCTACGCGGAGCTGATCTGGGGCGCGCCCGGCGAGACGGTCGAGTCCTTCATGGACGGCTACGACAGGCTGTCCCGGCACGTCTCCCGGATCGCCGTCTACCCGCTGCACCTGCTGCCCAACACCGAGTACGGCGACAAGAAGGAGGAGTACGGCATCGTCGCCGTCCGGGGCGACGACGACGACTTCGAGTACATCCTCTCCCACCGGACGATGACCCTCGCCGACAACCGGATGGTGCGGCGGTTCCTGTTCTGGAGCCGCGTCATGGCCGAGAACGCGGTGCTGCGGCACGTGTGGGTCGGCGTCCGGGAGCTGACCGACCTCACCCAGTCGCGGGTGCTGCGGGGCCTCGACGAGTGGATCGCCACCGTGGACGACCCGGCGGCCGAGCCGCTGCGGGCGGCGGTCGCCCGATCGGCCAGCAGCGACGTCGCGTACGGCGACGCCGTCAGTTACCTGATGGGCGCCCCGCAGGCGAGGCGGCTGCTCACCCGGTGGTGGGCCGAGCGGGTGCGGCCGGCTCTGCCGACCGACCGGGTCGCCGTCCTCGACGAGATGTTCCGCTACGACCTGCTGACCCAGCCGTACTACCGGCACCCCGACGCCGAGGGGGAGCCGGAGGAGCTGCCCCTCGTCCGGCTGCACGGTGGCGAGTACCGCCTGCGCGCGGGGGTGGAGCTGACCTACGACGTGCCGGCGGTCGTCCGCGCCCTGCGCGCCCACGCCGAGGCGCCCCTGAGTCCTCGACCGCACCCGGTGGACCTGTACTACCGGCCCGGCGTGGAGAACTTCATCGGGTCGACGAACCACGAGGAGATCGTCTACTTCATGGGGATGACCGGGGCGGAGGTCGCCGAGGCGGGCGGGGCCGAGCGCCCGGACGAGGCCGCGGTGCGGGTGATCGAGGGCGCCTGCTGA
- a CDS encoding class I SAM-dependent methyltransferase, with product MNAEAAREQQRTEWALSAPGWLTHRDRLDAAGGEMTPRILAVADPRPGDRVLDLACGIGNPSCALAERVAPSGTVLGLDLSADMIEGARTWAARRGLTNVEFRTVASEAELGVEPESFDLATCRVGLQYMPEPVAAVREVHRALRPGGRFVATTLGDPRHCMAFSISSPVIARHAPTPPPSANGGPGPVSLSDPDRLHEILVEGGFDDVCVDRFRTTIIEVADAEACWDLFEETMGPMMRNLRMMTPRQRAALRRDGVAAVAERFPTGPVRLGGEVLIATATRKG from the coding sequence ATGAACGCGGAAGCCGCACGCGAGCAGCAGCGGACGGAGTGGGCGCTCTCGGCGCCCGGCTGGCTCACCCACCGGGACCGCCTCGACGCCGCCGGCGGCGAGATGACGCCGCGGATCCTGGCGGTGGCCGACCCCCGGCCCGGCGACCGGGTGCTCGACCTGGCCTGCGGCATCGGGAACCCGTCCTGCGCGCTCGCCGAGCGGGTCGCGCCGTCCGGCACGGTGCTCGGGCTCGACCTGTCGGCCGACATGATCGAGGGCGCGCGCACCTGGGCGGCGCGGCGCGGGCTGACCAACGTGGAGTTCCGGACGGTCGCGAGCGAGGCCGAGCTGGGCGTGGAGCCGGAGAGCTTCGACCTGGCCACCTGCCGGGTCGGCCTGCAGTACATGCCGGAGCCGGTGGCCGCGGTGCGCGAGGTGCACCGGGCGCTGCGGCCGGGCGGGCGGTTCGTGGCCACGACGCTGGGCGACCCCCGCCACTGCATGGCCTTCAGCATCAGCTCCCCGGTCATCGCCAGGCACGCGCCGACACCGCCGCCGTCGGCGAACGGCGGACCCGGCCCCGTGTCGCTGTCCGACCCCGACCGGCTGCACGAGATCCTCGTCGAGGGCGGCTTCGACGACGTGTGCGTGGACCGCTTCCGCACCACCATCATCGAGGTGGCCGACGCGGAGGCGTGCTGGGACCTGTTCGAGGAGACGATGGGCCCGATGATGCGCAACCTGCGGATGATGACCCCGCGGCAGCGGGCCGCGCTGCGCCGCGACGGCGTGGCGGCCGTCGCCGAGCGGTTCCCGACCGGGCCGGTCCGGCTCGGCGGCGAGGTGCTGATCGCGACGGCGACCAGGAAGGGCTAG
- a CDS encoding SRPBCC domain-containing protein, with translation MTTTEDGRLCLRLTRRIPVPPETVWPAITEARRLEGWFPSVVSTDFAPGAKLTFDLTAEQREHMGIGPDEDMSAEGEVLRYEAPRHLEYTWGEEIFRWTLDPDGPDGTLLTFVDIFDDRSLAAQMASSWHAVLDLFEARLTGRDVDWSVWDREAELRGEYAEAVP, from the coding sequence GTGACCACCACCGAGGACGGGCGGCTGTGCCTCCGCCTGACCCGCCGGATCCCGGTCCCGCCGGAGACGGTGTGGCCGGCGATCACGGAGGCGCGCCGCCTGGAGGGCTGGTTCCCGTCGGTCGTCAGCACCGACTTCGCGCCGGGCGCCAAGCTGACCTTCGATCTCACGGCGGAGCAGCGCGAGCACATGGGCATCGGCCCCGACGAGGACATGAGCGCCGAGGGCGAGGTGCTGCGGTACGAGGCGCCGCGCCACCTGGAGTACACCTGGGGCGAGGAGATCTTCCGCTGGACGCTGGATCCGGACGGCCCGGACGGCACCCTGCTCACCTTCGTGGACATCTTCGACGACCGGAGCCTGGCGGCCCAGATGGCGTCGAGCTGGCACGCCGTGCTCGACCTGTTCGAGGCGCGGCTGACCGGCCGCGACGTCGACTGGTCGGTCTGGGACCGGGAGGCCGAGCTGCGCGGCGAGTACGCCGAGGCCGTGCCGTAG